The proteins below are encoded in one region of Macaca nemestrina isolate mMacNem1 chromosome 10, mMacNem.hap1, whole genome shotgun sequence:
- the LOC105474226 gene encoding transcription factor NF-E2 45 kDa subunit, with protein sequence MSPCPPQQSRNRVIQLSTSELGEMELTWQEIMSITELQGLNAPSEPSFEPQAPASYLGPPPHTTYCPCSIHPDAGFPLPPPPYELPASTSHVPDAPYSYGNMTIPVSKPLSLSGLLSEPLQDPLALLDIGLPVGPPKPQEDPESDSGLSLNYSDAESLELEGTEAGRRRSEYVEMYPVEYPYSLMPNSLAHSNYTLPAAETPLALEPASGPVRAKPTARGEAGSRDERRALAMKIPFPTDKIVNLPVDDFNELLARYPLTESQLALVRDIRRRGKNKVAAQNCRKRKLETIVQLERELERLSNERERLLRARGEADRTLEVMRQQLTELYRDIFQHLRDESGNSYSPEEYALQQAADGTIFLVPRGTKMEATN encoded by the exons ATGTCCCCGTGTCCTCCCCAGCAGAGCAGGAACAGGGTGATACAGCTGTCCACTTCAGAGCTAGGAGAGATGGAACTGACTTGGCAAGAGATCATGTCCATCACTGAGCTGCAG GGTCTAAATGCTCCAAGTGAGCCATCGTTTGAGCCCCAAGCCCCAGCCTCATACCTTGGACCTCCACCACACACAACTTACTGCCCCTGCTCAATCCACCCAGATGCTGGCTTCCCACTTCCTCCACCACCTTATGAGCTCCCAGCATCTACATCCCATGTCCCAGACGCCCCATACTCCTATGGCAACATGACCATACCAGTCTCCAAGCCACTGAGCCTCTCAGGCCTGCTCAGTGAGCCACTCCAAGACCCCTTAGCTCTCCTGGACATTGGGCTGCCAGTGGGGCCACCTAAGCCCCAAGAAGACCCAGAATCCGACTCAGGATTATCCCTCAACTATAGTGATGCTGAATCTCTTGAGCTGGAGGGGACAGAGGCTGGTCGGCGGCGCAGTGAGTATGTGGAGATGTACCCGGTGGAGTACCCCTACTCACTCATGCCCAACTCCTTGGCCCACTCCAACTATACCTTGCCAGCTGCTGAGACCCCCTTGGCCTTAGAGCCCGCCTCAGGCCCTGTGCGGGCTAAGCCCACTGCACGGGGGGAGGCAGGGAGTCGGGATGAACGTCGGGCCTTGGCCATGAAGATTCCTTTTCCTACGGACAAGATCGTCAACTTGCCGGTAGATGATTTTAATGAGCTATTGGCGAGGTACCCGCTGACAGAGAGCCAGCTGGCGCTAGTCCGGGACATCCGACGACGGGGCAAAAACAAGGTAGCAGCCCAGAACTGCCGCAagaggaagctggaaaccatcgtgcAGCTGGAGCGGGAGCTGGAGCGGCTGAGCAATGAACGGGAGCGGCTTCTCAGGGCCCGCGGGGAGGCAGACCGGACCCTGGAGGTCATGCGCCAACAGCTGACAGAGCTGTATCGTGACATTTTCCAGCACCTTCGGGATGAATCAGGCAACAGCTACTCTCCTGAAGAGTACGCGCTGCAACAGGCTGCCGATGGGACCATCTTCCTGGTGCCCCGGGGGACCAAGATGGAGGCCACAAACTAA